One segment of Brassica napus cultivar Da-Ae chromosome C3, Da-Ae, whole genome shotgun sequence DNA contains the following:
- the LOC106448080 gene encoding calcium-dependent protein kinase 24-like isoform X2 has translation MGSCVSSPLKGSPFGKRPPPSRVLPEPIGDGILLKYELGKELGRGEFGVTHECIEINTRKRFACKRISKEKLRTEIDVEDVRREVEIMSCLPKHPNIVTFKEAFEDEDAVYLVMEICEGGELFDRIVARGHYTERAAASVTKTILEVVKVCHEHGVIHRDLKPENFLFSNGTETAQLKAIDFGLSINFKHGQRFNEIVGSPYYMAPEVLRRDYGPEIDVWSAGVILYILLCGVPPFWAETEEGIAHAIVRGHIDFERDPWPKVSKEAKQLVKSMLDANPYSRLTVQEVLEHPWIQNAERAPNVNLGDNVRTNIQQFVLMNRFKKKVLRIVADNLPNEEIAAIVQMFETMDTDKNGHLTFEELRDGLKNLGQVCPDGDVKMLMDAADTDGNGMLSCEEFVTLSIHLKRIGCDEHLQEAFKYFDKNGNGFIELDELKEALFDDKLGQGSDQWIKDIFFDVDLNKDGRISFDEFKAMMKSGTDWKMASRQYSRALLNALSMKMFKEDFGDSAPKSQSMEFPIARKRAKILDSPKNKSMELGLSKTYKPSGLRY, from the exons ATGGGAAGCTGTGTCTCATCGCCATTGAAAGGTTCTCCTTTTGGGAAGAGACCG CCACCTAGCCGTGTTCTTCCTGAGCCCATTGGTGATGGCATCCTCCTCAAGTATGAACTAGGGAAAGAACTTGGCCGTGGTGAATTTGGTGTCACTCACGAATGCATCGAGATCAACACTCGAAAAAG GTTTGCGTGTAAGAGGATATCAAAGGAGAAGCTAAGGACGGAGATAGACGTTGAGGATGTAAGAAGAGAGGTTGAGATCATGAGCTGTTTGCCAAAACATCCTAATATCGTGACCTTCAAGGAAGCTTTCGAGGACGAAGACGCTGTCTATCTTGTCATGGAGATTTGTGAAGGAGGAGAGCTTTTTGACCGTATTGTTGCCAGAGGGCATTACACTGAACGTGCAGCTGCATCCGTCACTAAAACCATTCTTGAAGTTGTCAAG GTATGTCATGAACATGGAGTGATTCATAGGGATCTTAAACCTGAGAACTTCCTCTTTTCAAATGGAACCGAGACTGCACAACTCAAAGCTATTGACTTTGGTCTCTCCATTAATTTCAAACACG GCCAACGGTTCAATGAGATAGTTGGAAGTCCTTATTACATGGCTCCAGAGGTATTGAGACGAGACTACGGTCCTGAGATCGATGTCTGGAGCGCTGGTGTTATACTCTACATCTTGCTTTGTGGTGTTCCTCCTTTTTGGGCAGAAACTGAGGAAGGAATAGCGCATGCAATAGTGAGAGGTCACATCGATTTCGAAAGAGATCCATGGCCAAAAGTGTCTAAAGAAGCTAAACAACTCGTTAAGAGCATGCTTGATGCAAATCCTTATAGCAGACTCACAGTTCAAGAAGTCCTTG AACATCCGTGGATACAGAACGCAGAGAGAGCACCAAATGTGAATCTTGGAGATAACGTGAGGACCAATATTCAACAGTTCGTGTTGATGAACAGGTTCAAAAAGAAAGTCCTCAGG atcGTAGCTGACAATCTACCAAACGAGGAGATAGCAGCGATAGTACAGATGTTTGAAACGATGGACACTGACAAGAATGGTCACTTGACATTTGAGGAACTAAGAGATGGACTGAAGAACCTTGGACAAGTGTGTCCCGATGGAGATGTGAAGATGCTAATGGATGCAGCTGATACAGACGGAAACGGGATGTTGAGCTGTGAAGAGTTTGTGACGCTTTCAATACATTTGAAGAGAATAGGTTGTGATGAGCATTTGCAAGAAGCATTCAAGTATTTTGACAAGAATGGCAATGGGTTTATCGAGCTAGACGAGCTCAAAGAAGCTCTTTTCGATGATAAGCTAGGCCAGGGTAGTGACCAGTGGATCAAAGATATCTTCTTTGACGTTGACCTCAACAAG GATGGAAGGATAAGCTTTGATGAGTTTAAGGCAATGATGAAGTCAGGGACAGACTGGAAGATGGCGTCAAGGCAGTACTCAAGGGCATTGTTGAATGCTCTAAGCATGAAAATGTTCAAAGAAGATTTTGGGGACAGTGCTCCTAAATCACAGTCCATGGAGTTCCCTATAGCAAGGAAGAGAGCTAAGATACTTGATTCTCCAAAGAACAAATCAATGGAGCTTGGCCTCTCCAAAACCTATAAACCCTCAGGTCTAAGatactaa
- the LOC106448080 gene encoding calcium-dependent protein kinase 24-like isoform X1: MGSCVSSPLKGSPFGKRPVRRRNNSHSKTSSSNPKFVSSTNLSRRLLFQPPSRVLPEPIGDGILLKYELGKELGRGEFGVTHECIEINTRKRFACKRISKEKLRTEIDVEDVRREVEIMSCLPKHPNIVTFKEAFEDEDAVYLVMEICEGGELFDRIVARGHYTERAAASVTKTILEVVKVCHEHGVIHRDLKPENFLFSNGTETAQLKAIDFGLSINFKHGQRFNEIVGSPYYMAPEVLRRDYGPEIDVWSAGVILYILLCGVPPFWAETEEGIAHAIVRGHIDFERDPWPKVSKEAKQLVKSMLDANPYSRLTVQEVLEHPWIQNAERAPNVNLGDNVRTNIQQFVLMNRFKKKVLRIVADNLPNEEIAAIVQMFETMDTDKNGHLTFEELRDGLKNLGQVCPDGDVKMLMDAADTDGNGMLSCEEFVTLSIHLKRIGCDEHLQEAFKYFDKNGNGFIELDELKEALFDDKLGQGSDQWIKDIFFDVDLNKDGRISFDEFKAMMKSGTDWKMASRQYSRALLNALSMKMFKEDFGDSAPKSQSMEFPIARKRAKILDSPKNKSMELGLSKTYKPSGLRY; encoded by the exons ATGGGAAGCTGTGTCTCATCGCCATTGAAAGGTTCTCCTTTTGGGAAGAGACCGGTAAGAAGGAGAAACAATAGTCATAGCAAAACATCATCATCTAATCCTAAATTCGTTTCTTCAACTAATCTTTCCCGGAGATTGCTTTTCCAGCCACCTAGCCGTGTTCTTCCTGAGCCCATTGGTGATGGCATCCTCCTCAAGTATGAACTAGGGAAAGAACTTGGCCGTGGTGAATTTGGTGTCACTCACGAATGCATCGAGATCAACACTCGAAAAAG GTTTGCGTGTAAGAGGATATCAAAGGAGAAGCTAAGGACGGAGATAGACGTTGAGGATGTAAGAAGAGAGGTTGAGATCATGAGCTGTTTGCCAAAACATCCTAATATCGTGACCTTCAAGGAAGCTTTCGAGGACGAAGACGCTGTCTATCTTGTCATGGAGATTTGTGAAGGAGGAGAGCTTTTTGACCGTATTGTTGCCAGAGGGCATTACACTGAACGTGCAGCTGCATCCGTCACTAAAACCATTCTTGAAGTTGTCAAG GTATGTCATGAACATGGAGTGATTCATAGGGATCTTAAACCTGAGAACTTCCTCTTTTCAAATGGAACCGAGACTGCACAACTCAAAGCTATTGACTTTGGTCTCTCCATTAATTTCAAACACG GCCAACGGTTCAATGAGATAGTTGGAAGTCCTTATTACATGGCTCCAGAGGTATTGAGACGAGACTACGGTCCTGAGATCGATGTCTGGAGCGCTGGTGTTATACTCTACATCTTGCTTTGTGGTGTTCCTCCTTTTTGGGCAGAAACTGAGGAAGGAATAGCGCATGCAATAGTGAGAGGTCACATCGATTTCGAAAGAGATCCATGGCCAAAAGTGTCTAAAGAAGCTAAACAACTCGTTAAGAGCATGCTTGATGCAAATCCTTATAGCAGACTCACAGTTCAAGAAGTCCTTG AACATCCGTGGATACAGAACGCAGAGAGAGCACCAAATGTGAATCTTGGAGATAACGTGAGGACCAATATTCAACAGTTCGTGTTGATGAACAGGTTCAAAAAGAAAGTCCTCAGG atcGTAGCTGACAATCTACCAAACGAGGAGATAGCAGCGATAGTACAGATGTTTGAAACGATGGACACTGACAAGAATGGTCACTTGACATTTGAGGAACTAAGAGATGGACTGAAGAACCTTGGACAAGTGTGTCCCGATGGAGATGTGAAGATGCTAATGGATGCAGCTGATACAGACGGAAACGGGATGTTGAGCTGTGAAGAGTTTGTGACGCTTTCAATACATTTGAAGAGAATAGGTTGTGATGAGCATTTGCAAGAAGCATTCAAGTATTTTGACAAGAATGGCAATGGGTTTATCGAGCTAGACGAGCTCAAAGAAGCTCTTTTCGATGATAAGCTAGGCCAGGGTAGTGACCAGTGGATCAAAGATATCTTCTTTGACGTTGACCTCAACAAG GATGGAAGGATAAGCTTTGATGAGTTTAAGGCAATGATGAAGTCAGGGACAGACTGGAAGATGGCGTCAAGGCAGTACTCAAGGGCATTGTTGAATGCTCTAAGCATGAAAATGTTCAAAGAAGATTTTGGGGACAGTGCTCCTAAATCACAGTCCATGGAGTTCCCTATAGCAAGGAAGAGAGCTAAGATACTTGATTCTCCAAAGAACAAATCAATGGAGCTTGGCCTCTCCAAAACCTATAAACCCTCAGGTCTAAGatactaa